The sequence below is a genomic window from Armatimonadota bacterium.
ATCCCCGCCGCCGTCAAGCAAACCCTCCAAGGCATCCGCGAGAACGTCGCGCCCGAGGGCGATAACCTGAAGAAGCTATTCGAGTCCTTCGAGAAGCCCGCCCAGGACAAGTACCGCGAGTTGCAAGGCGATCTGTCCTCGACCGAGAAAGCCCAGCCCAACCGACCTGAATTCGCGATGGCGATGATGGACGGACCGAATCCCCATGATGGCGTCGTGTTCAAGCGCGGCAATCCTGGTAACCACGGCGATGCCGCGCCCCGTCGATTCCTCCTCGCTCTCTCAAAGCCGGGCCAAGAGCGTCCGCACTGGACCGACGGCAGTGGCCGCCTGGACCTGGCTAAAGCCATTGCCAGCAAAGACAATCCGCTGACTGCTCGCGTCTTTGTCAACCGCGTCTGGCAAAACCACTTCGGCAACGGCCTCGTCCGTACCGCGTCGGACTTCGGTAACCAGGGCGACAAACCGACCCACCCTGAACTGTTGGACTTCCTCGCGGAAACGTTCATGAACGACGGATGGTCGATCAAGAAGCTCCAAAAGCTGATCGTCATGTCCGCAACCTACCGGCAAGTCTCCGATGTCACCGCCAAGACCTTCCAAAACGATCCAGATAACCGCTACCTCAGCCACATGAGCCGCCGCCGCCTGGACATGGAGCAGATGCGCGACACCTTCCTGTCCGCCTCCGGCAAAATCGACCTGAAAGACATCGGTGGCAAGTCCGTCGATATTTGGTCGCGGCCCTTCTCGGGCCGTCGCTCCGTCTACGGCTTTATCGAGCGCCAAAACCTGCCCGGCGTCTTCCGCACCTTCGATTTCGCCACGCCCGACGTCAGCAGTCCCAAGCGGTTCGAAACCACTGTCCCCCAACAAGCGCTCTTCTTCATGAACTCGCCGTTCAGCGTCGAGCAAGCCAAACTGGTCAGCACGCGACCGGAAATCGCTGACGCCAAAGACGATGGCCAGCGAGTTCGGCGGCTCTATCTCCTCCTTTTCGACCGCCTTCCAAGTGCCGACGAAGAGGCCATCGGTCGCCAATACCTGAAGCAGGGAAGTCAAGTGCCGATGGAATCCCCCGAAGGAATCTGGCAATACGGCTACGGCTCATTCGATGCCGTACGGGCACGAACCGGCCCGTTCATAAGCCTCAAAGTCTTCGACGACAAGGGGTACCACGTCGGCGATCAATTCCCCGACCCGAACCTCGGCTACATCGACCTCAACCAGTTCGGTGGCCACCCCGGTCGAGACCAACAGCACGCCGTCATCCGGCGATGGGTTGCACCCGATTCGATGACCATTCACATCACCGGCAACATCACCCACCGCCAAGCCCAGGGCGACGGAGTGAGGGGCCGCATCGTCTCCAGCCGCGAAGGTCTTCTCGGCGAATGGACGTCCCACAATAACAGTGTCAACGCCGCCGTCGCGTCCGCGACGGTCCAAAAGGGCGACACCATCGACTTCATCCTCGACCCAATCGGCAACGACGGGTTCGATTCTTTCGAATGGTCGCCGACCATCCTTCGAACCGACGGCGGCTCGAAATGGGCCTCTCGAACCGAGTTCGGCCCGCCCCCGCCCGAGCCGCTTTCCCGCCTGGCCCTCTACGCCCAAGCCCTGATGATGACCAACGAATTCATGTTTATCGACTAGGAGAACCATGTCCCAATACGATCACGATAGCCACGTCCGCGACTACTTTCTCACCCGCCGAGAGCTGATCGGCCGGATGGGAAATGGGTTCGCCGCGCTCGGACTTATGACACTCCTCGGCGAGTCTGCGTTCGCGATGGGAGGAGAAACTGGGACCGCCTACAACCCGCTCGCGCCCAAACTGCCTCCGCTCAAGGCCAGAGCCAAGCGCGTGATTTTCCTGTTCATGAACGGCGGACCGTCGCAAGTGGACACCTTCGACCCCAAGCCGTCGCTCACAAAGTACGCCGGACAAGTGATTCCGCTTCACCTGCCGACCGAGCGCAAAACCGGCGCCGCGTTCGCCTCGCCTTACAGCTTCCAAAAGTACGGTCAGTCCGGCATCGAAGTCAGCGAAATCTTCCCGAACGTCGCCAAGCATGTGGACGACATGTGCGTCATCCGATCCATGCACGCCGACGTGCCTAACCACGAGCCGTCGCTGATGCTGATGAACTGCGGCGACGCCCGCCAGATCCGCCCTTCGATGGGCTCCTGGGTCCTCTACGGCCTCGGCACCGAAAATCAAAACCTCCCTGGCTTCATCTCGATGTGCCCAGGTGGGCTCCCCATTCAAGAAACGCAAAACTGGCAGGCGGGCTTCCTCCCCGGCGTCCTCGCTGGAACCTACATCGACCCGAATCAGACCGACATCGACAAAATCGTCGAGAACATCCGTAACCACTACACCGTCCCGTCTGAACAGCGCGCCCAACTCGACCTGGTCCAAAAACTGAACCACGAGCACCTTGCCCGGCGAGAAAACGACGCCGCTCTCGAAGCACGAGTCCAGTCGTTCGAACTCGCCTACCGCATGCAAAGCGAAGCCACCGACGTCTTCGATGTCGATAAAGAGCCCCAAGCCATCCGCGACATGTACGGCCCAGGGCACTTCGCCCGGCAGTGCCTCATCGCCCGTCGCCTCGCCGAACACGGCGTGCGCTTCATCCAGCTCTACCACGGCGCCGGTCAGCCGTGGGACAGCCACGACGACCTCGAGGTCAACCACCGTCGACTGGCTCACGAAGCCGACCAAGCTATCGGAGCCCTGCTCACCGACCTCAAACAGCGCGGCATGCTCGATGACACGCTCGTCATTTGGGGCGGTGAATTTGGCCGAACTCCGACCGTCGAACTCCCAACACCCGGCTCAAATGCCGGCAAGATCAACGGCCGCGACCACAACCACTACGGCTTCACCTATTGGCTAGCGGGCGGCGGCGTCAAAAAGGGAACCGTCTACGGCGCGACCGACGAATTCGGCTTCCGTGCTCAAGACAACCCGGTCCACGTCCACGACCTCCACGCGACGATCCTATACCTCCTCGGCTTCGACCACACCAAGCTGACCTATCGCCACGCGGGTCGGGACTTCCGGCTGACGGATGTTTATGGCCAAGTGATCGACGGGATCGTAGCGTAAGGTAGGATGAGCGACATGGCCGAAGGTAAAAAGCCTTTCAACAAACTTGTCATCATAGGCATGTGGATGACGCTGGGAGTGATCCTGTTTTGGGCAGGCGGCGAAGCCTTCAAAAAGGTGGAGGCAATCATGCCGTGGATCCTCGCACTCTCCGTTCTGATCCTGGTGCTCGGGCTCCTCATGCAGTACCGAAAGCCGAAGGACGCCAAGCCGACGAGCGAACAGAAATAAAGCCGGTCCTCTGCCTAAAGAAAGGACAGAGGCGGCCAAAGAATCGGTACGAGCCTACGAAGAAAATTCCATAAATGGAACGTCAGTTGACTCACCAGTGATTTTGGCCACGTCGCCATGTCTCCAACTGGGAGCTGCAAAGAACGTTGGTTTCTGCCGCAACGTTAACGGGTGATTTTCCTTGTGGACCAAGTACTTGGCCGTAGCCCACAGGTATCCGACGGCTTTTTCCCGCATGGCGATAAGCGTTTTCAACTTCGCAAAACGGGCTTCGTCGGATCGGTTTTTCTCGGAAAGCCGAATCAGGGCTTCCAGCCGATGTCCGTGCCAGGCCACCATAGCCTGAAGCTCCATGAGCTTCTCGGATACCGGCCTAGCGCTCCTAATGAGCGTACTTGTATCTTTGATGAGAGCAGACTTAAAAGACCGCTCTGCGCGATTCAGTAACTGCATAGAACACCTCCTTATGCAATCGGTCGGGGAGAATGGTGGTACATTCTCTTTCGATGTGTCTACGAGGTTAGCTGCCGGGTTAGAGCCGAAAGTTACTCTTCCTGTGTGGATTAACCCCTAAGTTAGGTGGTTCCCCCGCTCCGGTGTGATCACCGGACTCGACTTACCTAAATTATACCCTATGGACGCCTCCCCCATCCAAAGTGAAATCCTTCAGGCTCCCGAACCTGGTGGTCTTAGCAAGCATCAAGCCCAAATCCGGCGAACGATCGCGACCGGGGCGATGCTCAGTTCCCCGTACTTGATCATGAACGCGCTGGCCACCGTCGTGGCTGCCTACGGTTTGCTCGCCAACAGCACGGCCGTGGTGATCGGCGCGATGATCATTGCGATGCTATTGGGGCCGATCATGGGTCTGGCCTTGGCCCTGGTGGATGGCGACACGCTTCTGCTCAAAAACGCGGTCATTGCCGAGGTCGTCGGCGTCGGAATGGTTCTGATCCTGGGTTACGTTATTGGGCATATCCACGGCGACCTTCCTATTACCGAAGAAATCCTCGCGCGCACGAAGCCGAACTTGCTCGATCTCGCTGTCGCTCTGGCTGGAGGAGCTGCGGGTGCCTATGCGACCGTCTCGCCACGCGTGAGCGTCGGCCTAGTCGGCGTGGCGATTTCCACCGCCCTCGTGCCGCCCCTCGCCGTCTGCGGAATCTGCGTCTCGCGCAGCCTGTACGACCTCGCTGCCGGTGCCTTCATCCTCTTTCTCACCAACCTCGTCGCCATCCAGGTTGCGTCATCGGTCGTGCTGTTCGCCTTCGGATACCACAAAGTCACGCATCGTGACCCCGGCGACACCGGCTTTGTCCGCCGCCTGGTAATCGATGCAGCCTTATTCCTGGGTCTGTCCGTATTCCTTTACGTGCAGTTGGGCAGTACGGTTCGGGAACAGCGATTCGAGGAAGACGTCAAGATTCAGCTTGAACGCGGCTTGGTGTCCATCCCGGGCGCATACCTCGCCGAAACCCGGTTCCGAACCATCGACAAAAAGTCGGTAGTGGTCGCGCTCGTGCGCGCGCCAAACTCGATCACGCCCGAGCAGACCAAGATTTTGCAGGACCTACTGCCAACGGTTGCTGGCCGTCCGACCGAACTCCACGTTCGATCTCAGCTCACCAAGGAAACGACGGTCGAAGGCTATCTCCATGTGATCGAACCGAAGGCAACGCCGATCGAGGACGTCCAATCCACCGCAAGCGACACGACGACTGAGATCACTCCGCTCGTGCCCGACTCCCACGTGCCCCAAACGGACACCAATGCGGCCAACGACGCGAACAACGAGCCTCCGAGCGACAGCAACAACGAGCCGCCCGCGGACGCCAATAACGCGCTCGGAACCGATTCGAACAACGCGGAAGCTGGAGACGGAGCGTCGCCGGAGTGAACCTGTCTTTCGACAACGTCGAGCTCCTACTCTTCATCGCCGCGCTGGTGGCGCTCCTTGCTAAGCGGCTACGTCTGCCATACACGGTCGGACTGGTCTTCGCCGGAAGCATTCTCGCCTCGATGGGCCTTCTTGAGGGCTACCCATTCACCAAGGACCTAATCTTCCGCGCCCTGCTTCCCCCGCTTATCTTTGAGGCCGCCTTCTTCATTCGTTGGTCCGACCTCCGAAAGAACTTTGCTCCGGTGTTGACCCTAGCCACCGTCGGCGTGATCGTGTCGGGCGGAGTCGTCGCCTCGGCGATGGCCTTGCTGGGAGGCTGGCCGTGGCCGGTTGCGTTTGTTTTCGGATCCCTCATCGCTGCGACCGACCCGGTGTCGGTCATCGCCATGTTCAAGGAACTCAAAGTCGAGGGCCGCCTGCGCCTCTTGGTCGAATCCGAAAGTCTGTTCAACGACGGCGCCGCCGCCGTAGTTTTCACCCTCGCTGTCCTAGTCGCCACTGGCACGACCCTCACCCCTAGCCTTGCCGTGAAATCTCTCCTGCAAGAGGTTGGCGGCGGAATCCTTTGCGGCGGACTCGTCGCCGGAGCATCGCTGTTCCTCGCCGGTCGAACTGACGAACACCTGATCGAACTCAGCTTCACCACCGTTTCGGCTTTCGGCTCATTTGTCTTGGCCGAGCATTTCCACTGCTCGGGCGTGTTGGCTGTCCTCGTTTCTGGCCTCATGATCGGCAATCTGGGGAGCATCGGCTCGATCACCGACGCCGGACGAGAAGCCGTCGGAGCCTTTTGGGAGTTCGCCGCCTTCGTGGCCAACTCGATCGTCTTCCTCCTGATAGGGGTGAGGGAACACGCCCTCGGTTCCGATCTCCTCGGCCATGCCGGTCTCATTGGCCTTGGCATCGGCGCGTCGCTCATCGGTCGCGCCATCTCCGTCTACGGTGTTTCTGCCCTCTTCGGAAGGTCCAAGCATCGAATCTCCGGCATGCACCAGCATGTGCTGGTGTGGGGCGGCTTGCGCGGCGCACTCTCGCTGGCGCTCGCCATCGGCCTGCCCGAAACCTTCCCCTTGCGGGAAGAAGTGGCGGCGGTTGCGTTTGGCGTCGTGGCGTTCTCCGTTGTCGTTCAGGGAATCACGATGCCGTTCCTGATCCGGCGTGTCCCGCCCGAACCCGCCGAAACCTAAGCGGCCAGATTCGCGTACCCCGGAATAGAAGCATGCGATATCAGATGCGCCAGAAGCTGTTCTCGTGGGGCGACGATTTCGTTATCCGCGACGAATACGGGCAGGACCGATTCTTCGTTGATGGACGAGTGTTTTCCATCGGGAAGCAGCTCTCGTTTCAAACCATGAACCGGCAGGAGCTAGCGTTCATCCGGCAAGAGCTGCTCAGTTGGGGCCCAAAGTACGACATCTTCCGCAACGGACAACACTTCGCAACCGTGACGAAAAAGCTCTTCACGTTCCTCCACTGCACCTTCTTCATTGACGTTCCCGGGCCGGACGATCTCGTAGCGGAAGGGAACTTCACTGACCACGAATACCGCTTCATTCGCCAAGGTCGCGTAGTCGCCGGAGTCTCGAAAAGCTGGTTCTCGTGGACCGACAGCTACGGCGTCGACATCGCTCCCGGCGAAGACGACGTGCTCATCCTCGCGTGTACTGTCGTGATCGACATGGCCTGTCACCCTGACGGCGAAGACCGCTCTCTTCTCGGCTCGATTCTGGGGTCCTAAAAGCGTCGCCAGGCGACGAACAATGCTTTTCCGCGCAGTCATACTTTTTGAGATTTGTGCGGCTCCACGAGCCCTTGAACATAAGTCATGAAGAATAACTACGCTACTCCACGGGGGGAGTCGCTGAGCGAAGCGAAGCGGTGGGGAGGAGGCAGACGACCAAACGGTGCAAATCTAGTCTCTGGAATATTGACTCCCTTACCCAGCAAATAAATATGAGATAGGGAGTTGGCACGGATGAGCTTCTCTGGGCGTAGCTGAGCGATGCCCATCCGTGTCTTAAGCAGTCAATCCAGTTGTAAGGTAACCACTAATTCCCGATCTTGCTCTTGTCCGGATTCGGCGGTCGGTGGAGAATCGGCCGCTGGTACTTAGCCAGCGCCTTATTGATCTCCTCGATCGCCTTTTCTAGCTGAGCATCTTTTCCTTGCCGCCACAGGTATGGATCGAGTTCGACGTCGAAATCAGGATCGACGCCGTGACCTTCCACGTCCCAACGATTCTCCGCCACGTTGTAGAATGCGCAGTTCGGCGAGTTGATCTCGCCCCCATCGACGGTGGGGAAGCCAAACGCCGCGACAAGGCCGCCCCAGGTGCGTTTGCCAACCAAGGGACCGATCTTCTTATGCTTGAACAGCCACGGGAACATGTCGCCGCCCGAGCCAGAGAACTGGTTGGCGAGCATGACCTTGGGGCCGTAGATCGTCGATCCTGGCGTCGGCCAGTCCTTGCCGTCTCGGGGTGTGAATGCGCCGTCCAACTCTTTCGCCATCTCATAGACCAGGTAGTCGGCGATGAGTCCACCGTGGTTGAACCGCTCGTCCACGACGATTCCGTCCTTGTCCGATTGAGCGTAGTAGTAGCGGATGAACGAGGTCCAACCGCCGCTGCCC
It includes:
- a CDS encoding DUF1553 domain-containing protein; protein product: MKEVFRPAPRTFARWILIALPGLSFFLPSRVGPVQAQTPAPTPTAEQAKFFEDKVRPILVENCYSCHGKDTQTAGLRVDNLASLLKGGSSGPALVPGNPDKSLLIDSVRQVGPVKMPAGGKLKPAEVQVLVDWVKMGAPWPEDKAPTTSGKGPLWSLQPVRMPSIPKVKNAKLVANPIDAFVLAKLESAGMTLSAPTDKRTLLRRVTYDLIGLPPSDAETEAFLADKSPTAYEKVVDRLLASPHYGERWGRLWLDVARYADTKGYVFDEDRNYPNAYTYRDWVINAFNRDLPYDQFIIDQLAADRLPGMTDADDNHDLAALGFLRVGRRFLNSQPDIIDDRIDVTMRGFQGFTVECARCHDHKFDPIPTQDYYSLYAVFSSSVEKEAPIGDRTSRTAWNAYEQKVDGLQDEMRKLTLSQTARLREMLKTPDTAANIPAAVKQTLQGIRENVAPEGDNLKKLFESFEKPAQDKYRELQGDLSSTEKAQPNRPEFAMAMMDGPNPHDGVVFKRGNPGNHGDAAPRRFLLALSKPGQERPHWTDGSGRLDLAKAIASKDNPLTARVFVNRVWQNHFGNGLVRTASDFGNQGDKPTHPELLDFLAETFMNDGWSIKKLQKLIVMSATYRQVSDVTAKTFQNDPDNRYLSHMSRRRLDMEQMRDTFLSASGKIDLKDIGGKSVDIWSRPFSGRRSVYGFIERQNLPGVFRTFDFATPDVSSPKRFETTVPQQALFFMNSPFSVEQAKLVSTRPEIADAKDDGQRVRRLYLLLFDRLPSADEEAIGRQYLKQGSQVPMESPEGIWQYGYGSFDAVRARTGPFISLKVFDDKGYHVGDQFPDPNLGYIDLNQFGGHPGRDQQHAVIRRWVAPDSMTIHITGNITHRQAQGDGVRGRIVSSREGLLGEWTSHNNSVNAAVASATVQKGDTIDFILDPIGNDGFDSFEWSPTILRTDGGSKWASRTEFGPPPPEPLSRLALYAQALMMTNEFMFID
- a CDS encoding DUF1501 domain-containing protein, with translation MSQYDHDSHVRDYFLTRRELIGRMGNGFAALGLMTLLGESAFAMGGETGTAYNPLAPKLPPLKARAKRVIFLFMNGGPSQVDTFDPKPSLTKYAGQVIPLHLPTERKTGAAFASPYSFQKYGQSGIEVSEIFPNVAKHVDDMCVIRSMHADVPNHEPSLMLMNCGDARQIRPSMGSWVLYGLGTENQNLPGFISMCPGGLPIQETQNWQAGFLPGVLAGTYIDPNQTDIDKIVENIRNHYTVPSEQRAQLDLVQKLNHEHLARRENDAALEARVQSFELAYRMQSEATDVFDVDKEPQAIRDMYGPGHFARQCLIARRLAEHGVRFIQLYHGAGQPWDSHDDLEVNHRRLAHEADQAIGALLTDLKQRGMLDDTLVIWGGEFGRTPTVELPTPGSNAGKINGRDHNHYGFTYWLAGGGVKKGTVYGATDEFGFRAQDNPVHVHDLHATILYLLGFDHTKLTYRHAGRDFRLTDVYGQVIDGIVA
- a CDS encoding sodium:proton antiporter, with product MNLSFDNVELLLFIAALVALLAKRLRLPYTVGLVFAGSILASMGLLEGYPFTKDLIFRALLPPLIFEAAFFIRWSDLRKNFAPVLTLATVGVIVSGGVVASAMALLGGWPWPVAFVFGSLIAATDPVSVIAMFKELKVEGRLRLLVESESLFNDGAAAVVFTLAVLVATGTTLTPSLAVKSLLQEVGGGILCGGLVAGASLFLAGRTDEHLIELSFTTVSAFGSFVLAEHFHCSGVLAVLVSGLMIGNLGSIGSITDAGREAVGAFWEFAAFVANSIVFLLIGVREHALGSDLLGHAGLIGLGIGASLIGRAISVYGVSALFGRSKHRISGMHQHVLVWGGLRGALSLALAIGLPETFPLREEVAAVAFGVVAFSVVVQGITMPFLIRRVPPEPAET
- a CDS encoding TIGR00341 family protein; protein product: MDASPIQSEILQAPEPGGLSKHQAQIRRTIATGAMLSSPYLIMNALATVVAAYGLLANSTAVVIGAMIIAMLLGPIMGLALALVDGDTLLLKNAVIAEVVGVGMVLILGYVIGHIHGDLPITEEILARTKPNLLDLAVALAGGAAGAYATVSPRVSVGLVGVAISTALVPPLAVCGICVSRSLYDLAAGAFILFLTNLVAIQVASSVVLFAFGYHKVTHRDPGDTGFVRRLVIDAALFLGLSVFLYVQLGSTVREQRFEEDVKIQLERGLVSIPGAYLAETRFRTIDKKSVVVALVRAPNSITPEQTKILQDLLPTVAGRPTELHVRSQLTKETTVEGYLHVIEPKATPIEDVQSTASDTTTEITPLVPDSHVPQTDTNAANDANNEPPSDSNNEPPADANNALGTDSNNAEAGDGASPE